The following DNA comes from Kaistia sp. 32K.
GACTGGCTGTCGCTCCGCCTGATGGTGCCCGAGGGCTCGCAGATGCGGACCTCGTTCGCCGAGACCGTCGGCAAGAAGGCCCGCCTCGACAGCTTCGTCGTGCAGATCGACCGCGGCCGCGCGGCGGGCTGACCCTCATGGCAAGGATCGATCTCGACGCGCTGAAGGCGCCTTCGCTCGACGATTTCCAGGCGCTCGGCCAGGCCGCGCTCGACGGCCTGCCGGCGGAGTTCCGCCGGCTGACCGGCGATATCGAGATCCGCGTCGACGATTTTCCCGACGACGAGGCGCTCGACGCGCTCGGCATCGAGTCGGAATTCGACCTGCTCGGCCTGTTCCAGGGCGTCGGCCTGGCGCATGCCTCGGCGGTCGAGCACACCGGCATGATGCCGAACCGCGTCTGGCTCTACCGCCGGCCGATCCTCGACTACTGGGCAGAGCATGACGAGACGCTGGGCGCCATCGTCAGCCATGTTCTGATCCACGAGATCGGCCATCATTTCGGCCTCTCCGACGACGACATGGAAGCGATCGAGGAAGCGGCCGGCTGAGACGACGCCCGAGCGCGAAACAAGCCGAAAGCCTTGACCTAGGCTGGTTTTCGGCGCATTTACCGCCGTCTGAACGGCTAATTGGGATGATCACCATGGAAAAATTCACGACGATGACCGGTGTCGCGGCTCCGCTGCCGCTGATCAACATCGATACCGACATGATCATTCCGAAGGACTATCTGAAGACGATCAAGCGCACCGGCCTCGGCAAGGGCCTGTTCGCCGAGATGCGCTTCAACGAGGATGGCAGCGAGAATCCGGACTTCGTCCTGAACAAGCCGGCCTACCGCCACGCCTCGATCATCGTCGCGGGCGACAATTTCGGCTGCGGCTCGTCGCGCGAGCATGCCCCCTGGGCGCTGCTCGACTACGGCATCCGCTGCGTCATCTCGACGTCCTTCGCCGACATCTTCTACAACAACTGCTTCAACAACGGCATCCTGCCGATCCGCGTGTCGAAGGAAGACCTCGACAAGCTGTTCGACGACGCCAACCGCGGCGAGAACGCGCGCCTGACGGTCGACCTCGAGGCGCAGGAGATCCGCGGCCCCGACGGCGGCGCGGTGCATTTCGACATCGACCCGGCCCGCAAGGAGAAGCTCCTGAGCGGCCTCGACGACATCGGCCTGACGCTGGTCAAGGCGCCGCGCATCGAAGCCTACGAGAAGACCACGGAAGCCGCCCGCCCCTGGGCCTGAGACGTTTCTCGACCGAATTGAAAAAGGCGTCCGGAGCGATCCGGGCGCTTTTTTTGTATTTGGCTGGGACGGCGAGCGCGTGGGACGACAGAGCGGGGTCCTGCAACGCCGCCGATTGAGGCACCGCCCACGCCCCACCCTCGCCGTCATCCCGGCCTCCGAGCCGGCAACTGTGTCGTCACGGGTTGAATGCGACGCGTTGCCGGAGCATGGCGTTGGCGATGACGAGGATCTTTCTGGCGATGGCGATGAGGGCGACCTTGGGTGACTTTCCGGCGTTGGTCATGCGTCGGTAGGCATCCGAGAAGCGTGGCTCGATCCGGGCGGCGCAGACGGCGGCCATGTAGAGGGCCTCGCGGACACGCCGTCGTCCGCCGTGGATGCGGCGGCTGCCGCGGAACTGGCCACTGTCGACATTGTAGGGCGCCAGGCCGGCCAGGGCAGCGATGGTCTTGGGCGAGCGCTGGCCGAGTTCGGGCAAAAGGGCGATCAGCGTGACGCTGGCGACGGGGCCGACGCCAGGGATTGAGCGCAGCCACCGTTCGGCTTCGGCGAGATCGGCCGAGGCCTGGATGCAGGCCTGGATGGTACGCTCCAGCGCGGCGATCCGAAGGTCGAGCCAGGCAAGGGTCTCGCGGATGTCGCCGGCGATCTCGTCGGTGCATCCTTGCTGGCGGGTGCGTTCCTGCTTGCGCATGGCGACGAGCTGGTCGCGGCGCTTGTGCAGCTCCGCTAGGCGGTCGCGCTCCGGGGAACGCGGCTGACGGGTCGCGGGACGGAGCGTCTGGGCCATGGCGGCGAGCCTGCGCGCGTCGATCCGGTCGGTCTTGGCGAGAATGCCGGTGGCGCGGGCGAAGTCACGCGCCCGGGCCGGATTGACGCGGACGAAGGCGATGCCGGCCTTGGTCAGGGCCTGGGCGAGGACCCGGTCGTAGGGACCCGTCGCCTCGAACACGACGAGAACATCGGTACCGCGCCAAGGCTCGAGCCGTTGCGCGATCGCCTCGGCCTGATTGGCGATGCGCTCGGCCACGCCGACGGCGCCGTCGAACAGATCCAGATGCGCTTTGGAGATGTCGCAACCGACAAAGCCAGGGTGTATCTTCATGCTGCCTATCCCTGTGCTGCGAGGTCCGTCACAGCGGCCTCGATCAACTGTTCAGGCTGGGTATCGAAGCAGGCGGACGAGGACCGGGCCGGCTCACGGTCTCGAAGACCTGGGATCCAACGATCTCTCGTCCGCCACCCATCCTCGCACAGCTCCAACACACAGGGATCCATTCAGCCGAGGCATCGGGAGGCTCGCACGCCCTGCGGCGCGGCTGTATGGATCCCTGCTCGCAGGGATGACGGGGAGTGGGTGGGACCGTCGAGCTAGGTCCCGCGACGTGTCGGGGCGAGCGGATAGACCGGGCCAGTTCTGCGACGCCGCCGATTGAGGCACCTCCCCCGCCCCGCCCTCGCCGTCATCCCGGCCTCCGAGCCGGGATCCATTCAGCCGAGACATCGGGAGGCCCGGCGACCGGCGGCGCGGCTGTATGGATCCCCGCCTTCGCGGGGATGACGGCGAGTGTGTAGGACCGTCGAGCGGGGCTGGAAGCGCCGGGTTGAGGCACGACGGCGTTCGCCCCCTCCGCCGTCATCCCGAGTTCGAACGCCCCCTACCCCCGCGCGGCGATTGCCTCGGCGAGCCGCAGCAGCCTTTGCGCCATATCGGCGTGCAGGCGCTCGACCATGCGGCCGTCGACCATGACGACGCCCTTGCCGGCGTTTTCGGCCAGGTCGAACACGCCGGCGATGCGCGTCGCCCGGGCGATCTCTTCCGCGCTCGGGGCAAAGGCCGCGTTGGCGCCGTCGACCTGTCTCGGGTGGATCACCGTCTTGCCATCAAAACCGCAGTCGCGGCCCTGTCGGCATTCGGCCGCGAAGCCGGCTTCATCGGCGATGTCGTTGAAGACGCCGTCGAGGATGCCGATGCCGGCCGCGCGCGCGGCGGCGAGCGCCGTCATCAACCAGGGCAGCATCGGCGCCCGGCCCGGCACCTGCCGCGTCCCCGTCTCGCGGGCGAGGTCGTTCAAACCGAGCACCAGCATCTCGAGCGGCAGCCGTTCATCCCGCGCCGTAGCGATGGAAAGCGGATCGAGAACGGCCAACGGCGTCTCGATCATCGCCCAGAGCGGCAGCGCGGCATCCGGGGCGAGCAGCGCGCGAACCCTGGCGAGATCCTCGGCGCGCGAAATCTTCGGCAGCAGGAGGGCGTCGGGACGGGCGGCAGCGATGGCCGCCAGATCGGCTTCGATCCACGGCGTCCCGAGCCCGTTGGCGCGGACGACGATCTCGACCGGCGAACCCGCCTGGCGGAAGGCCGCCACCGTCTCGACGGCGCGAGCGCGGGCCGCGTCTTTCTCCGCCGGCGCGACGGCGTCCTCGAGATCGAGGATGACGACATCGGCGCCGAGCGACGGCGCCTTGGCGAGCGCGCGCGGGCTGGAGCCCGGCACATAGAGGGCGGAACGGCGCGGACGGATCGACGGCATGCAGGCTTCCCGGTCAGGTGACGGTCGCTCCGGCATGCCGGAAATCGGACCTCGCCGCCAGCATAGGCGCGGGAGCTGCGAAACGGAATCGAGCAGGCTCGAACCTTTGACCGAAGCGGATACCAGTTCGCGTCCAGAAAACGCGACCAAACAAAAGGTTAGAGCATTCCGTCATTTCCACGAGACGATGAAATGCTCTAGCTTCGCACCGCCGCCAAGAGCCGCAGCGCCGCAGGAACCATGCGCCCATGACCGAGCCGACCATGACCGAGCCGACGACCATCAAGCCCGCCATCCTGGTCCTTTCCTCCAGCGTCGTGCGCGGCGCCGTCGGCGGCCGCGGCGCGGTGTTCGCGCTGGAGCGCTTCGGTCATCCCGTCTGGTCGATGCAGACGGTGACGCTGCCCTGGCATCCGGGCCATGGCCGCGCCAGCCGCGTCATCCCCGACGAAGCCGCCTTCGAGGCACTGATCGACGACCTGATTCGCGCGCCCTGGCTCGGCGAGATCGGCGCGATCCTGACCGGCTACATGGGCGCGGCGAGCCAGCCCGCCGCCGTGGCGAGGCTGGTCGACGCCGTCAAGGCGGCGCGACCGGACGCGCTCTATCTCTGCGACCCGGTGATGGGCGACGCCGGCATTCTCTATGTGCCGGAGGCGACGGCCTCCGCGATCCGCGACCATCTCGTGCCGCGCGCCGACATCCTGACGCCCAACCCGACCGAGCTCGGCTTCCTGACCGGCAATCTGGCGCTCCCCGCCGAGGCGCTGCACGCGGCAGCGACGAGCCTGCCGACGCCGCGCATCGCCGTCACCTCCGCCGCCGGAACCGAGGGCGAGATCACGACGCTCTTGGTCTCGCGCAACGGCACCGGCCACGACACCATCCAGGCGAGCCACGCGGCAATCGGCGGCCGCGTGCCGAACGGCACCGGTGACCTCTTCGCCGCTTTGTTCCTCGCCCGCCTGGTCGGCGGCGCCTCGGATGCGCAGGCGCTGCGGCTCGCCACCGCCGCCGTCGCCGACGCGATCGACGCGGCCGCCAGCCTCGGCGCCAACGAGCTGCCGCTCGCCACCATCCAGGACCAGTTGCTGGCGCCGAAGACGCCGGTGCGGATCATCCCGTGACCCGCGTCGTCGGCGTCGACGGCTGCCCGACGGGCTGGATCGCGGTCTCGATCGCCGCCGAGGGGCCGGTCGAGCCGATGGTCCGCATCGTTCGGCATTTTGCCGAACTGGTCGCCGAGGCGGAAAACGCCGTCATCGCCGTCGACATGCCGATCGGCCTGCCCGACTTCATCGGCGCGGAGGGGCGAGGCCCCGAGCGACTGGTTCGTCCGAAGCTCGGCCCCCGCCAGAGCTCGGTCTTCTCGGTGCCGTCGCGAAGCGCCGTGATGACCGAGGACTATCGCGAGGCCTGCGCGGTCGCGAGCGCCACCTCCGAGCCTGGCCGGATGGTCGCGAAGCAGTGCTTCCATATCTTCCCGAAAATCCGCGAGATCGACGCCGCGATGACGCCGGCGCTGGAGGCGCGGGTGTTCGAGGTGCATCCCGAGCTCGCCTTCTGGCGGCTGAACGGCGAAGCGCCGATGAGCCTGCCCAAGAAGGTGAAGAGCCGGCCCAATCCGGACGGGCTCGACCAGCGCCGCGCGCTGCTGGTGCGGTCGGGCTATGCGCCCGGCGATCTCGCCAGGCCGCCGCGCGGCGCCGGCGCCGACGATCTCCTCGACGCGGCGGTGAACGCCCTGATCGCCCGGCGCATCCTTGCCGGCAAGGCCGAGAGCTTTCCGGCCGAGCCGGGGCGCGACGCCAGGGGTCTCCGGATCGCCATCTGGGCCTGATCCGGCCGGCCGGACAGCGCTG
Coding sequences within:
- a CDS encoding metallopeptidase family protein, producing the protein MARIDLDALKAPSLDDFQALGQAALDGLPAEFRRLTGDIEIRVDDFPDDEALDALGIESEFDLLGLFQGVGLAHASAVEHTGMMPNRVWLYRRPILDYWAEHDETLGAIVSHVLIHEIGHHFGLSDDDMEAIEEAAG
- the leuD gene encoding 3-isopropylmalate dehydratase small subunit — encoded protein: MEKFTTMTGVAAPLPLINIDTDMIIPKDYLKTIKRTGLGKGLFAEMRFNEDGSENPDFVLNKPAYRHASIIVAGDNFGCGSSREHAPWALLDYGIRCVISTSFADIFYNNCFNNGILPIRVSKEDLDKLFDDANRGENARLTVDLEAQEIRGPDGGAVHFDIDPARKEKLLSGLDDIGLTLVKAPRIEAYEKTTEAARPWA
- a CDS encoding IS110 family transposase codes for the protein MKIHPGFVGCDISKAHLDLFDGAVGVAERIANQAEAIAQRLEPWRGTDVLVVFEATGPYDRVLAQALTKAGIAFVRVNPARARDFARATGILAKTDRIDARRLAAMAQTLRPATRQPRSPERDRLAELHKRRDQLVAMRKQERTRQQGCTDEIAGDIRETLAWLDLRIAALERTIQACIQASADLAEAERWLRSIPGVGPVASVTLIALLPELGQRSPKTIAALAGLAPYNVDSGQFRGSRRIHGGRRRVREALYMAAVCAARIEPRFSDAYRRMTNAGKSPKVALIAIARKILVIANAMLRQRVAFNP
- a CDS encoding CoA ester lyase: MPSIRPRRSALYVPGSSPRALAKAPSLGADVVILDLEDAVAPAEKDAARARAVETVAAFRQAGSPVEIVVRANGLGTPWIEADLAAIAAARPDALLLPKISRAEDLARVRALLAPDAALPLWAMIETPLAVLDPLSIATARDERLPLEMLVLGLNDLARETGTRQVPGRAPMLPWLMTALAAARAAGIGILDGVFNDIADEAGFAAECRQGRDCGFDGKTVIHPRQVDGANAAFAPSAEEIARATRIAGVFDLAENAGKGVVMVDGRMVERLHADMAQRLLRLAEAIAARG
- the pdxY gene encoding pyridoxal kinase; the encoded protein is MTEPTMTEPTTIKPAILVLSSSVVRGAVGGRGAVFALERFGHPVWSMQTVTLPWHPGHGRASRVIPDEAAFEALIDDLIRAPWLGEIGAILTGYMGAASQPAAVARLVDAVKAARPDALYLCDPVMGDAGILYVPEATASAIRDHLVPRADILTPNPTELGFLTGNLALPAEALHAAATSLPTPRIAVTSAAGTEGEITTLLVSRNGTGHDTIQASHAAIGGRVPNGTGDLFAALFLARLVGGASDAQALRLATAAVADAIDAAASLGANELPLATIQDQLLAPKTPVRIIP
- a CDS encoding DUF429 domain-containing protein, producing the protein MTRVVGVDGCPTGWIAVSIAAEGPVEPMVRIVRHFAELVAEAENAVIAVDMPIGLPDFIGAEGRGPERLVRPKLGPRQSSVFSVPSRSAVMTEDYREACAVASATSEPGRMVAKQCFHIFPKIREIDAAMTPALEARVFEVHPELAFWRLNGEAPMSLPKKVKSRPNPDGLDQRRALLVRSGYAPGDLARPPRGAGADDLLDAAVNALIARRILAGKAESFPAEPGRDARGLRIAIWA